A genome region from Streptomyces antimycoticus includes the following:
- a CDS encoding HlyD family efflux transporter periplasmic adaptor subunit — translation MQFRQQALSKLQSAEDIDLPVRYARPQGWLALAVTMAVMAGAAVWAVTGTVSNTLDATGILTHGQGSYVLQSPIAGQVTSVLAQEGSTLPAGAPLLKVRTTGGTEVVRTIAGGRLTTLTASIGSVLNTGANVASVERVGHSDDPLVATLYIPADRAASVRPGASVDLSVQSAPTQTYGVLRGEVRAVGRTAQSSQQIGSYLGSEQLGEEFSKHGPPVAVQVRLERSSGTRSGYRWSSPEGPPFALGSMTLTSGTVHLADQHPSDWLLP, via the coding sequence GTGCAGTTCCGCCAGCAGGCCCTCTCCAAGCTGCAGTCGGCAGAGGACATCGACCTGCCGGTGCGCTACGCCCGCCCCCAGGGATGGCTGGCGCTGGCGGTCACGATGGCGGTCATGGCCGGTGCCGCCGTATGGGCCGTCACCGGCACCGTGTCCAACACCCTCGATGCCACCGGGATCCTCACCCACGGCCAGGGCAGCTATGTGCTGCAGAGCCCGATCGCCGGTCAGGTGACCTCCGTCCTCGCCCAGGAGGGCAGCACCCTCCCGGCGGGCGCACCGCTGCTGAAGGTCCGCACCACCGGTGGCACCGAGGTCGTGCGCACCATCGCGGGCGGCCGGCTCACCACCCTCACCGCCTCGATCGGCTCCGTGCTGAACACCGGCGCCAACGTCGCCTCCGTGGAGCGGGTCGGCCACTCCGACGATCCCCTGGTCGCGACCCTGTACATCCCCGCGGACCGGGCGGCCTCGGTGCGGCCGGGCGCGTCGGTCGACCTCAGTGTGCAGTCCGCGCCGACGCAGACCTACGGTGTGCTCCGCGGTGAAGTGCGGGCCGTCGGCCGGACCGCCCAGTCGAGCCAGCAGATCGGCTCGTACCTCGGCAGCGAGCAACTGGGCGAGGAGTTCTCGAAACACGGCCCGCCGGTCGCCGTCCAGGTGCGCCTTGAGCGCAGCTCCGGCACCCGCTCCGGCTACCGCTGGTCGTCCCCCGAGGGCCCGCCGTTCGCCCTCGGCTCCATGACCCTGACCAGCGGCACCGTCCACCTGGCCGACCAACATCCCAGCGATTGGCTGCTCCCGTGA